The Leishmania mexicana MHOM/GT/2001/U1103 complete genome, chromosome 26 genome includes a window with the following:
- a CDS encoding putative ribosomal protein L38, with protein sequence MPREIKTLKEFLAICSRKDARCVKVKHNPSATKFKVRCSRYLYTLVVNDKKKADKIERSIHPSVKKIAVTARSHAKTNAGSKQ encoded by the coding sequence ATGCCGCGTGAAATCAAGACCCTGAAGGAGTTTCTCGCCATCTGCTCCCGCAAGGATGCGCGGTGCGTGAAGGTGAAGCACAACCCGAGCGCCACCAAGTTCAAGgtccgctgcagccgctacCTCTACACGCTGGTCGTGAACGACAAGAAGAAGGCCGACAAGATCGAGCGCTCCATCCACCCGTCCGTGAAGAAGATCGCCGTGACGGCCCGCTCGCACGCCAAGACGAACGCCGGCTCCAAGCAGTAA
- a CDS encoding putative GDP-mannose 4,6 dehydratase, translating into MPLNGTAGTGAPPPSAHPQAETASCTRNSTTGLTEHPAVSIAHGEAHARDLLQHLPGHRILVTGGCGFIGSAFIRYLLMYAPASVHVFNLDTLEYCAGVDAVLGPLAATRDDDRAASDSCASASEGAIGTVASCSLPCDVSPVSRYHFIAGSILDATLVLDALRTHHIDVIVHMAAQTHVDRSFSRSVLFTQVNVVGTHTLLECAREYGQLTRFLHVSTDEVYGETPATAQPANEASRVLCPTNPYAATKAAAEHLVSAYYHSFKVPVLISRGNNAFGPGQYPEKVIPSFIVHALRQERLPIHGDGHHQRSFLYVDDVASALCTILVRGGVGEVYNITSKRELSVHEVAQRVVACVAGDDHDKVIAASRADFDASYVRYVADRAYNDARYCTESEKLAAQGWAPEVSFEEGLRRTVAWYRKHPLETGGYWRGAGEAGATAPCSD; encoded by the coding sequence ATGCCCTTGAACGGTACTGCCGGCACTGGTGCTCCGCCACCGAGCGCGCATCCGCAGGCTGAGACAGCTTCGTGCACCAGGAACAGCACCACCGGTCTTACGGAGCACCCTGCGGTGTCGATAGCTCACGGTGAAGCCCACGCACGCGACCTTCTTCAACACCTGCCAGGCCACCGTATCCTCGTCACTGGTGGCTGCGGCTTCATCGGTAGCGCCTTCATCCGCTACTTACTCATGTACGCTCCGGCGTCGGTGCACGTGTTTAACCTGGATACGCTCGAGTACTGCGCCGGTGTCGACGCAGTACTCGGACCCCTCGCTGCGACGAGAGATGATGATCGCGCAGCCTCGGACAGTtgcgcgtcggcgtcggAGGGTGCGATCGGCACTGTCGCCTCTTGCTCCTTGCCCTGTGATGTCTCACCAGTATCACGCTACCATTTCATTGCTGGCTCTATCCTGGATGCGACCCTTGTGCTggacgcgctgcgcacccATCACATTGACGTTATTGTGCACATGgccgcacagacgcacgtcGACAGAAGCTTCTCCAGAAGCGTACTCTTCACTCAGGTGAACGTCgtgggcacgcacacgctacTGGAGTGCGCGCGGGAGTACGGACAGCTGACGCGCTTCTTACACGTTAGCACAGACGAGGTATACGGTGAAACCCCcgcgacagcgcagccggCCAACGAGGCTTCGAGAGTGCTGTGCCCAACGAACCCGTACGCGGCGACGAAGGCCGCAGCGGAGCACCTCGTCTCCGCCTATTATCACTCATTCAAGGTGCCCGTGCTCATCTCGCGCGGCAACAATGCCTTCGGGCCAGGCCAGTATCCTGAGAAGGTGATCCCAAGCTTCATCGtgcatgcgctgcgccaggAGCGGCTGCCGATCCACGGTGATGGCCATCATCAACGCAGCTTCCTCTATGTAGACGACGTGGCCAGTGCATTGTGCACCATTctcgtgcgcggcggcgtcggtgaAGTCTACAACATCACCAGCAAGAGGGAGTTGTCTGTGCACGAGGTCGCGCAGCGTGTCGTCGCATGTGTCGCCGGTGACGACCACGACAAGGTGATCGCTGCCTCTCGCGCGGACTTCGATGCCTCCTATGTACGCTACGTAGCGGATCGCGCCTACAATGACGCGCGGTACTGCACCGAAAGCGAGAagctggcggcgcagggcTGGGCGCCGGAGGTCTCGTTCGAAGAGGGGCTGCGCCGTACCGTCGCCTGGTATCGCAAGCATCCTTTGGAGACTGGCGGGTACTGGAGAGGTGCAGGTGAGGCTGGCGCCACAGCTCCTTGCAGCGACTAG